One window of the Corvus hawaiiensis isolate bCorHaw1 chromosome 30, bCorHaw1.pri.cur, whole genome shotgun sequence genome contains the following:
- the LOC125318439 gene encoding uncharacterized protein LOC125318439 isoform X2 yields MESGIPDRFPKCEDVHIFSVYRQYRKESKPGQLQHWIALKPSMGTPSPLRSGLPSTPGRDFPSPPPPTRPWQQKLASLCP; encoded by the exons ATGGAATCAGGGATACCTGATCGATTCCCTAAATGTGAAGATGTACACATCTTCAGTGTATACAGGCAGTACAGGAAGGAATCCAAGCCCGGGCAGCTGCAGCATTGGATTGCACTCAAG CCGTCAATGGGTACACCGAGCCCGCTGCGATCCGGGCTCCCTTCGACTCCCGGCAGGGACTTCCCCAGCCCGCCGCCGCCGACTCGC CCATGGCAACAAAAACTGGCCAGCCTCTGCCCTTGA
- the LOC125318439 gene encoding uncharacterized protein LOC125318439 isoform X1, whose translation MESGIPDRFPKCEDVHIFSVYRQYRKESKPGQLQHWIALKPSMGTPSPLRSGLPSTPGRDFPSPPPPTRVSNAPPRAAQAGMGAGGRGEGETGHGRLCRVTFEARSRRRRHSARDGEAALLPWVEGLRGAPRPAHPRAAAGMGGAPQGCCPFPSASGLEDVLARNRKVSVESDNLQNSRHLYFISFFFLHFPLVLWSVQLIIVL comes from the exons ATGGAATCAGGGATACCTGATCGATTCCCTAAATGTGAAGATGTACACATCTTCAGTGTATACAGGCAGTACAGGAAGGAATCCAAGCCCGGGCAGCTGCAGCATTGGATTGCACTCAAG CCGTCAATGGGTACACCGAGCCCGCTGCGATCCGGGCTCCCTTCGACTCCCGGCAGGGACTTCCCCAGCCCGCCGCCGCCGACTCGCGTAAGTAACGCGCCTCCCCGCGCCGCGCAGGCGGGGATGGGGGCGGGCGGTAGGGGCGAGGGAGAGACGGGACACGGACGTCTTTGTCGGGTGACATTCGAGGCGAGAAGCCGGCGCCGGCGCCACTCGGCAAGGGACGGTGAGGCTGCCCTGTTGCCGTGGGTGGAGGGGCTGCGCGGTGCTCCGCGCCCTGCGCATCCCCGGGCAGCCGCCGGCATGGGAggtgctccccagggctgctgtccCTTCCCCTCAGCGTCAGGTCTGGAAGACGTCCTGGCCAGGAACAGGAAGGTGTCAGTGGAGAGTGACAACCTACAAAACAGTCgtcatttatattttattagttttttctttctccatttcccCCTAGTCTTATGGTCAGTGCAACTAATCATAGTTCTTTGA
- the IRX1 gene encoding iroquois-class homeodomain protein IRX-1: protein MSFPQLGYPQYLSASQAVYGSDRPGVLAAAAAAAAAAAAASGRPAGAELGSGSAAVTSVLGMYASPYSAPNYSAFLPYTADLGLFSQMGSQYELKDNPGVHPATFAAHTAPGYYPYGQFQYGDPGRPKNATRESTSTLKAWLNEHRKNPYPTKGEKIMLAIITKMTLTQVSTWFANARRRLKKENKVTWGSRSKDQEDANLFGSDNEGDPEKNEDDEEIDLESIDIDKIDENDGEQSNEEEEEKPELLRQSSEEEHLEKEKDLALSGSEGLKPKDALAMVKEASDNSTRIISPGGPNNLQMPSHSKPKIWSLAETATSPDGALKSSPPPPPPPQVNHTSPQIQHPAFLPSHGLYTCQIGKFHNWTNGAFLTQSSLLNVRSFLGVNHHHAAHHNHHLQAQQQSSVLTATLGALSSEKPSERTSPKHIERENVPRTDSPPQPLKSPFQPVRDNSLAQQEGTPRILTALPSA, encoded by the exons ATGTCCTTCCCCCAGCTGGGCTACCCGCAGTATCTCAGCGCCAGCCAGGCGGTGTACGGGAGCGACCGGCCCGGGGTGctggccgccgccgccgcagccgccgccgccgccgccgccgcctcgggCCGGCCCGCGGGCGCCGAGCTGGGCAGCGGCTCGGCCGCTGTCACCTCGGTGCTGGGCATGTACGCCAGCCCCTACAGCGCCCCCAACTACAGCGCCTTCCTGCCCTACACCGCCGACctcggcctcttctcccaaatG GGCTCCCAGTACGAGCTGAAAGATAATCCGGGTGTCCACCCTGCTACCTTTGCTGCCCACACTGCCCCTGGCTATTATCCCTACGGACAGTTCCAATACGGGGACCCGGGGCGGCCCAAAAATGCCACCCGGGAGAGCACCAGCACCCTCAAGGCCTGGCTCAACGAGCACCGCAAGAACCCCTACCCCACCAAGGGCGAGAAGATCATGCTGGCCATCATCACCAAGATGACCCTCACCCAGGTCTCCACCTGGTTCGCCAACGCCCGCCGGCGGCTCAAGAAGGAGAACAAGGTGACCTGGGGCTCCAGGAGTAAGGACCAAGAAGATGCAAACCTCTTCGGGAGTGACAATGAGGGGGACCCTGAGAagaatgaagatgatgaggaaaTTGACTTGGAGAGCATAGATATAGATAAAATCGATGAGAATGATGGGGAGCAGAGCaacgaggaagaggaggagaagcctGAGCTCCTGAGACAAAGCAGTGAAGAGGAGCacttggaaaaggagaaggatttGGCACTCTCAGGCTCTGAAGGGCTGAAACCCAAAGACGCTCTGGCCATGGTGAAGGAGGCCTCTGACAATAGCACGAGAATCATCAGTCCTGGGGGACCGAACAATTTACAGATGCCATCTCACAGCAAACCCAAGATTTGGTCTTTGGCAGAGACGGCAACCAGTCCTGATGGTGCCCTGaaatcttctcctcctccaccccctcctccccaggtTAACCACACTTCTCCTCAGATCCAGCACCCTGCTTTTCTCCCTAGCCATGGACTCTACACATGTCAGATTGGCAAATTTCACAACTGGACTAATGGGGCTTTCCTTACTCAGAGTTCCCTTCTAAACGTGAGGTCCTTTTTGGGAGTAAATCACCACCACGCTGCTCATCACAATCATCACCTCCAGGCCCAGCAACAATCTTCTGTTTTAACAGCAACCCTGGGCGCCCTAAGCAGCGAAAAACCTTCAGAGAGGACCAGTCCCAAACACATAG aaagagaaaatgtacCAAGAACTGACTCCCCACCCCAGCCGCTAAAATCGCCCTTCCAGCCTGTCCGTGACAA CTCTTTGGCTCAGCAAGAGGGAACACCGAGAATTTTAacagctctgccttctgcttGA